From a single Planctellipticum variicoloris genomic region:
- a CDS encoding ABC transporter ATP-binding protein — MSELQATPVRPAPGRATSGAEPVVVVDDVVHSYKGRRALDHVSFEVPAGSLHGFVGPNGAGKTTSLKIICTLLRPQYGVVKVFGQDVVEHQHSVRRRIGFMPDHFSSYRQMTVFEYLDFFAAAYGQPFKQRTTTIEEVLALTDMEGRRDDLISGLSRGMQQRVGLARVLVNDPDLLLLDEPASGLDPRARIELMEILKALKSMGKTIFISSHILSELAELCDSVTIIDRGRVKFSGKVSQLLARTGEHPMFRLTVGDDRPEWGDQLRALTGVVSVEQVDDRPEYRIEFDWTQTSTNDLLRSVIDLGIVVTGFAEDKRHLNEAFLDLTERGVR; from the coding sequence ATGAGTGAATTGCAGGCGACTCCCGTCCGTCCCGCTCCCGGACGGGCAACCTCCGGAGCAGAACCCGTCGTGGTGGTGGACGACGTCGTCCATTCCTACAAAGGCCGCCGGGCGCTCGATCACGTCTCGTTCGAGGTCCCCGCCGGTTCGCTGCACGGCTTCGTCGGCCCCAACGGCGCGGGCAAAACGACGTCGCTGAAAATCATCTGCACGCTGCTCCGACCGCAATACGGCGTCGTCAAGGTCTTCGGCCAGGACGTCGTCGAACATCAGCACTCCGTCCGCAGGCGGATCGGGTTCATGCCCGATCACTTCAGCAGCTACCGCCAGATGACCGTCTTCGAATATCTCGACTTCTTCGCCGCCGCCTACGGCCAGCCCTTCAAACAGCGCACGACGACGATCGAGGAAGTTCTCGCGCTGACCGATATGGAAGGCCGGCGCGACGATCTCATCAGCGGACTCTCCCGCGGCATGCAGCAGCGCGTCGGCCTGGCCCGCGTGCTGGTGAACGACCCCGATCTGCTGCTCCTCGACGAACCGGCGTCGGGACTCGACCCGCGCGCCCGGATCGAATTGATGGAAATCCTCAAGGCCCTCAAGTCGATGGGCAAGACCATTTTCATCAGCTCCCACATCCTCAGCGAGCTCGCCGAACTCTGCGACAGCGTCACGATCATCGATCGCGGACGCGTCAAATTCTCCGGCAAAGTCTCGCAACTGCTCGCCCGGACCGGCGAACATCCGATGTTCCGCCTGACGGTCGGCGACGACCGTCCCGAATGGGGGGACCAGCTTCGCGCACTGACCGGGGTCGTCTCTGTCGAACAGGTCGACGACCGCCCCGAGTATCGCATCGAGTTCGACTGGACCCAGACTTCGACCAACGACCTCCTGCGAAGCGTGATCGATCTCGGCATCGTGGTCACCGGCTTTGCGGAAGACAAGCGGCACCTCAATGAGGCCTTCCTCGACCTGACCGAACGCGGGGTGCGCTGA
- a CDS encoding ABC transporter ATP-binding protein has protein sequence MHASAEPSPVAAPTPIENFVPLAVDVRHLRVKYGKFVAVQDISLEIPAGEVFGFIGPNGAGKSSTFRVLATLQPKYEGEARVCGLDVRGDPQRVREKMGFVPDYFGVYEDLTVREYLHFFAAAYRLSVTGRKAVVDDVLQLTDLTHKIDFQVDSLSRGMKQRLSLARVLIHDPEVLLLDEPASGLDPRARIEMRELLKALRDMGKTILISSHILHELAQLCTRIGIIEAGHIVSQGTVADIYRQLGMLKIVHLQVANETPELLDRIRRIPGVTQVDSQTDRISLRYEDGAIEIEELHARICAAGARVRMFQSEVMDMETAFMKLTEGTTQ, from the coding sequence TTGCACGCCTCCGCCGAGCCGTCGCCTGTTGCAGCGCCGACGCCGATCGAAAACTTTGTGCCGCTGGCGGTCGACGTTCGCCACCTGCGGGTCAAGTACGGCAAGTTCGTCGCCGTCCAGGATATTTCGCTGGAGATCCCCGCCGGGGAGGTCTTCGGATTCATCGGTCCGAACGGCGCCGGCAAGTCCTCCACCTTTCGCGTCCTGGCGACGCTGCAGCCGAAGTATGAAGGCGAAGCCCGCGTCTGCGGCCTCGACGTCCGCGGCGACCCGCAGCGCGTCCGGGAGAAGATGGGCTTCGTCCCCGACTACTTCGGCGTCTACGAAGACCTCACCGTCCGCGAGTACCTCCATTTCTTTGCGGCGGCCTATCGGCTGTCGGTCACCGGGCGCAAGGCCGTTGTCGACGATGTCCTGCAGCTCACCGACCTGACTCACAAGATCGATTTCCAGGTCGATTCGCTGTCCCGCGGCATGAAGCAGCGGCTGTCGCTGGCCCGGGTGCTGATTCACGATCCGGAAGTGCTGTTGCTCGACGAACCCGCCAGCGGCCTCGATCCCCGCGCCCGCATCGAGATGCGCGAGCTGCTCAAAGCGCTGCGGGACATGGGCAAAACCATTCTGATCTCCAGCCACATCCTGCACGAGCTGGCCCAGCTCTGCACGCGGATCGGCATCATCGAAGCCGGTCACATCGTCTCGCAGGGGACGGTCGCCGACATCTATCGCCAGCTCGGCATGCTCAAGATCGTCCATCTGCAGGTCGCCAATGAGACCCCGGAGCTGCTCGACAGAATCCGGCGGATTCCCGGCGTCACGCAGGTCGATTCTCAGACCGACCGGATTTCGCTCCGTTACGAGGACGGCGCGATCGAAATCGAGGAGCTGCATGCCCGCATCTGCGCAGCGGGCGCTCGCGTGCGGATGTTCCAGTCCGAGGTCATGGACATGGAGACGGCCTTCATGAAGTTGACCGAAGGAACGACGCAATGA
- a CDS encoding HEAT repeat domain-containing protein, producing MRYSAAIGVFLTVGGVIGCGQQGASPVSEPVAKSPVPVPATSAAAEVVTPTKTEEVALGMAAPGPLVPVPQPIEADMETLQPVPATPTGPSDVELAFGRLVEAAEGGQPDDWAAAEQDLQAAGDLVIPVLIEHLDDERPQARELAVMLLAQVGPEAAPAAPTLVKLLGDPSSLIQVNAAATLIMIGDQPRDEEADTPAEEGAERVTFAVRTLATLLKHPEENIRMTALSSLGNAGLAAKPAIPRMTAALGDVNPQVRAMAASSLGRLGPLAAAQVAALKSLAEDEDPEVRGAAALAIRQIEAPDAPGEAIPASAIEK from the coding sequence GTGCGATATTCAGCGGCCATCGGGGTGTTTTTGACCGTCGGCGGGGTCATTGGCTGCGGGCAGCAGGGGGCGTCCCCGGTCAGCGAGCCTGTCGCGAAGTCCCCGGTCCCCGTCCCGGCGACTTCCGCGGCCGCCGAAGTCGTTACGCCGACGAAGACTGAGGAAGTCGCGCTCGGAATGGCCGCTCCGGGACCGCTGGTTCCTGTGCCGCAGCCAATCGAGGCGGACATGGAGACGCTGCAGCCGGTTCCCGCGACGCCGACCGGCCCGTCGGACGTTGAACTCGCGTTCGGACGGCTCGTGGAGGCCGCCGAAGGGGGGCAGCCGGACGACTGGGCGGCTGCCGAGCAGGATCTGCAGGCGGCGGGCGACCTCGTCATTCCCGTGCTGATTGAGCATCTGGACGATGAGCGGCCGCAGGCCCGCGAGCTCGCGGTGATGCTGCTGGCGCAGGTCGGTCCGGAGGCGGCTCCGGCGGCCCCGACGCTGGTGAAACTGCTGGGGGACCCGTCATCGCTGATTCAGGTCAATGCGGCGGCGACGCTGATCATGATCGGCGATCAGCCGCGCGACGAGGAAGCCGACACGCCAGCCGAGGAGGGCGCAGAGCGCGTGACGTTCGCCGTGCGAACCCTGGCCACCCTGCTCAAGCACCCCGAAGAAAACATCCGGATGACCGCACTGTCATCGCTCGGAAATGCCGGCCTGGCGGCGAAACCGGCGATCCCGCGGATGACCGCGGCCCTGGGGGATGTCAATCCGCAGGTCCGTGCCATGGCGGCATCTTCGCTGGGACGCCTGGGACCGCTCGCGGCTGCACAGGTTGCGGCGCTGAAGTCGCTCGCCGAGGATGAGGATCCCGAGGTCCGCGGCGCGGCGGCGCTGGCCATTCGCCAGATTGAAGCGCCGGACGCTCCTGGCGAGGCGATTCCTGCGTCGGCAATTGAAAAGTAG
- a CDS encoding sigma-70 family RNA polymerase sigma factor, with product MSSATLKNPRNRPAASGHHAAPLPTDLQSAIEFFGGDEPIAAVSVGAAELPLSDEAPRAAADPSGELLYSNRLREWPLLTRDDEFRLFSRMNGLRREAESLRKTLAAGRGNGGLVRRIRRRLQSARQVRNYIVSCNLRLLVSVAGAAVQRPGELDDLVSEGQLALIRAVELFDYTRGLRFSTYATWAIRNTLARSQQKNARYRHRFAIGLDSGGLDQPCDRSPEPEFSDVPPAPQVVQRLLRGLPDRERTVLELRFGLTKSGRELRFREIGEELGVSTERARQLVSRGLLKLQDLAQDAGVTLDE from the coding sequence ATGTCCTCAGCGACACTCAAGAATCCGCGGAACCGACCCGCAGCCAGCGGGCATCACGCTGCTCCCTTACCCACTGACCTTCAGAGTGCGATCGAATTCTTCGGCGGCGACGAGCCAATCGCCGCCGTCAGCGTCGGCGCTGCAGAGCTTCCCCTGAGCGACGAGGCCCCTCGCGCCGCGGCCGACCCGTCGGGCGAACTCCTCTATTCCAACCGCCTGCGGGAATGGCCGCTCCTGACACGCGACGACGAATTTCGCCTGTTCAGCCGGATGAACGGACTGCGGCGCGAGGCGGAATCGCTCCGGAAGACGCTGGCCGCCGGACGGGGAAACGGCGGACTGGTCCGTCGCATCCGTCGTCGGCTGCAGTCGGCCCGTCAGGTTCGTAACTATATTGTGTCATGCAACTTGCGTCTGCTGGTCTCGGTGGCCGGTGCCGCCGTCCAGCGACCGGGCGAGCTCGACGACCTCGTCAGCGAAGGCCAACTCGCCCTGATTCGCGCCGTCGAGCTGTTCGACTACACCCGCGGCCTGCGGTTCAGCACCTACGCCACTTGGGCGATCCGTAATACGCTGGCCCGCTCGCAGCAGAAGAATGCCCGCTACCGCCATCGATTTGCGATTGGACTCGATTCGGGGGGGCTCGATCAGCCCTGCGACCGCAGTCCGGAGCCGGAATTCAGCGACGTCCCGCCCGCTCCGCAAGTCGTGCAGCGTCTGCTGCGGGGATTGCCTGATCGGGAACGGACCGTGCTGGAACTGCGCTTCGGCCTGACCAAGTCCGGCCGCGAATTGCGGTTCCGGGAAATCGGCGAGGAACTGGGAGTCAGCACCGAACGCGCTCGACAACTCGTGTCCCGCGGACTGCTGAAGCTCCAGGATCTGGCCCAGGACGCCGGCGTCACACTCGACGAGTAA
- the aceE gene encoding pyruvate dehydrogenase (acetyl-transferring), homodimeric type, with protein sequence MAAPVSDRRTESVPVAENADEPVVAPVLTVDPAELDEWLESLDDVLHRYGREQVGQLLTQLFARAQAQQVPVVPSITTPYVNTIPREAEPAYPGDRAMERKIRSIVRWNAMAMVVRAYRSGSGVGGHISTFASSATLVETGFNHFFHARTADHPGDFVYFQGHASPGMYSRAFVEGRLTEQNLEKFRRELPRGTGLSSYPHPWLMPDFWQFPTVSMGLGPICSLYNARFLRYLEHRGICPTANKSRVWAFLGDGEIDEPESLGQISMAAREHLDNLTWVINCNLQRLDGPVRSNGKVVQELEGIFRGAGWNVIKVIWGADWDSILEADTTGALQQRMLEIVDGQFQRYVVESGEFIRQDFFGKSPELLKLVEHLSDDQIKNLRRGGHDAHKVYAAYKSAVDTKGVPTVILAHTIKGYGLGGSAEGKNTTHQQKKLEEDELLKFRDRFELPMSDEDTKAAKFYKPADDSAEMKYLHAHRQALGGYLPKRTPTEERLPIPAPTAFLDAIKASYGKDWSSTMVLGRLMGWLMANKEIGKRIVPIIPDEAQTFGMHTLFAQNGIYSSKGQMYTPVDAGQMVYYREARDGQVLMEGINEAGAMSSFVAAGTAYANVGINMVPFYTYYSMFGFQRVGDLIWLAGDSRCKGFLCGGTSGRTTLNGEGLQHQDGHSQLMASSVPNLLAYDPCFGYELAVIIQNGMDRMYGRGEDIFYYLSVYNESFVQPTMPEGVEEGILKGLYPLDPKLTAKKRGGRPQLMGSGPILRETIRAQTILAEKFGVQADVWSITSFNELKRDAQSTARWNALHPDQKPRTSYLESAVSGVKGPFIVSSENVQLVAEQLRPYMPGQYVVLGTDGFGRSEARSTLRRHFEIDAECVAYYALLALSREGQFDPRKLPQALRELGVDPEKVDPAFA encoded by the coding sequence ATGGCTGCTCCGGTATCGGACCGGCGGACGGAGTCGGTTCCGGTCGCTGAAAACGCGGATGAGCCCGTCGTAGCTCCCGTTCTCACGGTGGATCCCGCCGAACTCGACGAGTGGCTGGAGTCGCTCGACGACGTCCTCCACCGCTACGGTCGCGAACAGGTCGGCCAGTTGCTGACGCAACTCTTTGCGCGCGCTCAGGCGCAGCAGGTGCCGGTCGTTCCGTCGATCACGACCCCCTACGTGAATACCATTCCGCGCGAAGCCGAGCCGGCGTATCCCGGCGACCGGGCGATGGAGCGGAAGATCCGCAGCATCGTGCGCTGGAATGCGATGGCGATGGTCGTCCGCGCCTACCGGTCCGGTTCGGGCGTCGGCGGCCACATTTCCACCTTTGCCTCCTCAGCGACTCTCGTCGAGACCGGCTTTAATCACTTCTTCCACGCCCGGACGGCCGACCATCCGGGCGATTTTGTTTACTTTCAGGGCCATGCCTCGCCCGGCATGTATTCGCGGGCGTTTGTCGAAGGCCGCCTGACCGAGCAGAATCTGGAGAAATTCCGCCGGGAACTGCCGCGCGGGACGGGTCTCTCGTCCTATCCGCATCCCTGGCTGATGCCCGATTTCTGGCAGTTTCCGACGGTTTCGATGGGGCTGGGGCCGATCTGCTCGCTCTATAATGCGAGATTCCTGCGGTACCTGGAACATCGCGGCATCTGTCCGACCGCGAACAAGTCGCGAGTCTGGGCATTCCTGGGCGACGGGGAAATCGACGAGCCCGAATCGCTCGGGCAGATTTCGATGGCCGCCCGCGAGCATCTCGACAACCTGACCTGGGTGATTAACTGCAACCTGCAGCGTCTGGACGGCCCGGTCCGGAGCAACGGGAAGGTGGTTCAGGAGCTGGAAGGAATCTTCCGGGGCGCCGGCTGGAACGTCATCAAGGTCATCTGGGGCGCCGACTGGGATTCGATTCTGGAGGCGGATACGACCGGCGCGCTGCAGCAGCGGATGCTGGAAATCGTCGACGGGCAGTTCCAGCGCTACGTCGTCGAGTCCGGCGAATTCATCCGCCAGGACTTCTTCGGCAAGTCCCCCGAACTGCTGAAACTGGTCGAACACCTCAGCGACGACCAGATCAAAAATCTCCGTCGCGGCGGTCACGACGCCCACAAGGTCTACGCGGCCTATAAGTCGGCCGTCGACACCAAGGGCGTTCCGACGGTCATCCTGGCGCATACCATCAAGGGCTATGGCTTGGGCGGAAGCGCCGAGGGGAAGAACACCACTCACCAGCAGAAGAAGCTCGAAGAAGACGAGCTGCTGAAATTCCGCGACCGGTTCGAGCTGCCGATGTCCGATGAGGACACGAAGGCGGCCAAATTCTACAAGCCGGCCGACGACAGCGCCGAGATGAAGTATCTTCACGCCCATCGCCAGGCGCTCGGCGGCTACCTGCCGAAGCGCACGCCGACGGAAGAGCGTCTGCCGATTCCCGCCCCGACCGCCTTCCTGGACGCCATTAAAGCGTCCTACGGCAAAGACTGGTCGAGCACGATGGTGCTGGGTCGACTGATGGGCTGGCTGATGGCCAACAAGGAAATCGGCAAGCGGATCGTGCCGATCATTCCCGACGAAGCCCAGACCTTCGGCATGCACACGCTGTTTGCCCAGAACGGGATCTACTCCAGCAAAGGCCAGATGTATACCCCGGTCGACGCCGGGCAGATGGTCTACTATCGCGAGGCCCGCGATGGTCAGGTGCTGATGGAAGGGATCAACGAAGCGGGGGCGATGTCGTCGTTCGTCGCGGCGGGGACGGCGTACGCGAACGTCGGCATCAACATGGTGCCGTTCTACACGTATTATTCGATGTTCGGCTTCCAGCGGGTCGGCGATCTGATCTGGCTGGCGGGCGACTCCCGCTGCAAGGGCTTCCTCTGCGGGGGGACCTCCGGGCGGACGACGCTCAATGGGGAAGGCCTCCAGCACCAGGACGGCCACAGCCAGCTCATGGCGAGCAGCGTCCCGAACCTGCTGGCCTACGACCCCTGCTTCGGCTACGAGCTGGCGGTGATCATTCAGAATGGCATGGACCGGATGTACGGTCGCGGTGAAGACATCTTCTACTACCTGTCGGTCTACAACGAGTCCTTCGTGCAGCCGACGATGCCCGAAGGGGTCGAAGAAGGGATTCTGAAGGGGCTCTATCCGCTCGATCCGAAGCTGACCGCGAAGAAGCGGGGGGGACGTCCTCAGTTGATGGGGAGCGGCCCGATCCTGCGGGAGACGATTCGCGCTCAGACGATTCTGGCCGAAAAGTTCGGCGTGCAGGCCGACGTCTGGAGCATCACCAGCTTCAACGAATTGAAGCGGGACGCTCAGTCGACCGCCCGCTGGAACGCCCTGCATCCGGACCAGAAGCCGCGCACCAGTTACCTGGAATCGGCCGTGTCCGGCGTGAAGGGGCCGTTCATCGTTTCGAGCGAGAACGTGCAGCTCGTCGCGGAGCAGTTGCGGCCCTATATGCCGGGGCAGTACGTGGTTCTCGGCACGGACGGGTTCGGTCGGAGCGAGGCGCGCAGCACGCTGCGACGGCACTTCGAGATCGATGCGGAATGCGTGGCCTACTACGCCCTGCTGGCGCTGTCCCGCGAGGGGCAGTTCGATCCGCGCAAGCTGCCGCAGGCTCTGCGGGAACTGGGCGTCGATCCGGAAAAAGTCGACCCCGCGTTCGCCTGA
- a CDS encoding 2-oxo acid dehydrogenase subunit E2 has translation MTIEFKLPELAEGIESADIADILVAAGDTIQADQVVMALETDKAVMDLRCPHAGKIGKILVKAGDTVKVGQPMLSIEPSGAAASSVNGGAAKAAPAKAAPVAASVARATAPAPVAVASVAGLPIPAGPATRRLARELGLKLEALRGSGPGGRITMEDVARAAAGSSSGGGGLVAPPLPDFSKFGPVERIAFTKLQKTAANNLSLAWQLIPHVTQHDLADITETEATRRRFQESVGKSGVKVTMTAVAIKAAVACLKAFPNFNASYDSAKAEVVLKQYYNIGVAVDTPNGLVVPVLRDCDKKTILQIATELGEIAEKARNGKLEIKDMMGGTFTITNLGGIGGTSFTPIVNYPEVAILGMSRSQQQLQLVDGEVQSRLMLPLSLSYDHRVVNGADAARFIVKLSGLFSDAFRLLVEC, from the coding sequence ATGACGATTGAATTCAAACTGCCCGAACTGGCGGAGGGAATCGAGTCCGCCGACATTGCGGATATCCTCGTCGCCGCCGGAGATACGATTCAGGCCGACCAGGTCGTGATGGCTCTGGAAACCGACAAGGCCGTGATGGATCTCCGCTGCCCCCACGCGGGGAAGATTGGCAAGATCCTGGTCAAAGCCGGCGACACGGTCAAAGTCGGCCAGCCGATGCTGAGTATCGAGCCCTCGGGCGCCGCGGCGTCCAGCGTCAACGGCGGAGCGGCGAAAGCGGCTCCCGCCAAGGCGGCGCCCGTCGCGGCCTCTGTTGCCCGGGCCACTGCACCTGCTCCGGTCGCAGTCGCCTCCGTCGCCGGCCTGCCGATTCCTGCCGGCCCCGCCACCCGGCGACTGGCGCGAGAACTCGGCCTGAAGCTGGAAGCCCTGCGCGGCTCCGGCCCCGGCGGTCGAATCACTATGGAAGACGTCGCACGGGCGGCGGCCGGGAGCAGCTCGGGCGGCGGCGGCCTTGTCGCTCCGCCTCTCCCGGACTTCTCCAAGTTCGGCCCCGTCGAGCGGATCGCGTTTACCAAGCTGCAGAAGACGGCCGCCAACAACCTCAGCCTTGCCTGGCAGCTCATCCCCCACGTCACCCAGCACGACCTGGCCGACATCACCGAGACCGAAGCCACCCGTCGGCGGTTCCAGGAATCGGTCGGCAAGAGCGGCGTGAAGGTCACCATGACCGCGGTCGCTATCAAAGCGGCGGTGGCCTGCCTCAAGGCGTTCCCGAATTTCAATGCGAGCTACGATTCGGCGAAGGCCGAAGTCGTGTTGAAGCAGTATTACAACATCGGCGTCGCCGTCGACACCCCCAACGGCCTGGTCGTCCCGGTCCTCCGCGACTGCGACAAAAAGACGATCCTGCAGATCGCGACCGAGCTGGGCGAGATCGCCGAGAAGGCCCGCAACGGCAAGCTCGAGATCAAGGACATGATGGGGGGGACGTTTACCATTACCAATCTGGGAGGGATCGGCGGGACGTCCTTCACGCCGATCGTCAACTACCCGGAAGTCGCCATCCTGGGGATGTCCCGCAGCCAGCAGCAATTGCAGCTCGTCGACGGCGAAGTCCAGAGCCGGCTGATGCTGCCGCTGTCACTCTCTTACGATCATCGCGTGGTCAACGGCGCCGACGCCGCCCGCTTCATCGTCAAGCTGAGCGGGCTGTTTTCCGACGCCTTCCGCCTGCTGGTCGAATGCTGA
- the lpdA gene encoding dihydrolipoyl dehydrogenase — MADIQAQLLVLGGGPGGYPAAFEAADHGLKVVMINDDERPGGVCLNRGCIPSKALLHVAKLINESSEASDWGLTFAKPKIDLNKLRDWKNAVVGKLSGGVGELCKARGVELIPGRGTFINDHLLEVKTRAGKTLTVEFEKCIIATGSTPAVPPVFQIGDPRVMDSTGALELADIPGSLLVVGGGYIGLEMGSVYAALGSKVTVVELTGGLLPGADRDLVRPLQKRLESHLEAIHLNTKVEALAAAKNGITATLAGEGVAPKQTFDRVLISIGRRPTSKGFGLENTGVEVDEKGFIKVDAQRRTNVPHLFAIGDVAGEPMLAHKATREAKVAAEAILGQPSAFDNTAIPAVVFTDPEIAWVGLMEPEAKARGRDVKVVKFPWAASGRAMTLARTEGLTKLVLDPATERVLGIGIVGPGAGEMIAEAALAVETAAVARDLAETIHAHPTLSETLMEAAEASYGQATHFYRPKR; from the coding sequence ATGGCAGACATCCAGGCTCAACTGCTGGTCCTCGGTGGCGGTCCCGGCGGATATCCCGCCGCGTTTGAAGCCGCCGATCACGGGTTGAAAGTCGTCATGATCAACGACGACGAACGACCGGGCGGCGTCTGCCTCAACCGCGGCTGCATCCCGTCGAAGGCGCTCCTGCACGTCGCCAAGCTGATCAACGAAAGCAGCGAAGCCTCCGACTGGGGACTGACCTTCGCCAAGCCCAAAATCGACCTGAACAAGCTGCGAGACTGGAAGAACGCCGTCGTCGGCAAGCTGTCGGGAGGCGTCGGCGAGCTGTGCAAGGCGCGCGGCGTCGAACTGATTCCCGGCCGCGGCACCTTCATCAACGATCATCTGCTGGAAGTGAAGACCCGCGCCGGCAAGACGCTGACGGTCGAATTCGAGAAGTGCATCATCGCCACTGGGTCGACGCCCGCCGTGCCGCCGGTCTTTCAGATCGGCGATCCGCGCGTGATGGATTCGACCGGCGCGCTCGAACTGGCGGACATCCCCGGCAGCCTGCTGGTCGTCGGCGGCGGGTACATCGGCCTGGAAATGGGGAGCGTCTACGCCGCCCTGGGCTCGAAGGTCACCGTTGTCGAACTGACCGGCGGACTGCTGCCGGGTGCGGACCGCGATCTCGTCCGCCCGCTGCAGAAGCGGCTGGAATCGCACTTGGAAGCGATTCATCTCAACACGAAGGTCGAGGCTCTCGCGGCCGCGAAGAACGGTATCACCGCCACCCTCGCAGGCGAAGGAGTCGCCCCCAAGCAGACCTTCGACCGCGTCCTGATTTCGATTGGACGACGCCCGACCAGCAAGGGTTTCGGCCTGGAGAACACCGGCGTCGAAGTCGACGAGAAGGGCTTCATCAAGGTCGACGCCCAGCGCCGGACCAACGTGCCCCACCTGTTCGCCATCGGCGATGTCGCCGGCGAACCGATGCTCGCCCATAAGGCGACCCGCGAAGCCAAGGTCGCGGCCGAAGCGATTCTGGGGCAGCCCTCCGCTTTCGACAATACCGCGATTCCCGCCGTGGTTTTCACCGATCCGGAAATTGCCTGGGTCGGCCTGATGGAGCCCGAGGCCAAGGCCCGCGGACGTGATGTCAAAGTGGTCAAATTCCCCTGGGCCGCCTCAGGCCGGGCGATGACCCTGGCGCGGACGGAAGGGCTCACGAAGCTGGTGCTGGATCCCGCCACGGAACGGGTGCTGGGCATCGGCATCGTCGGCCCCGGCGCCGGCGAGATGATCGCGGAGGCCGCCCTGGCGGTCGAAACCGCAGCCGTCGCCCGCGACCTGGCGGAAACGATCCACGCCCACCCGACGCTGTCGGAAACCCTGATGGAAGCCGCAGAAGCCAGCTACGGCCAGGCGACGCACTTCTATCGCCCGAAGCGATGA
- a CDS encoding DUF1559 domain-containing protein, whose translation MKGGAGMQNTRSDRCCDRSGVTIIEVLVVAGILGLLAALLIPAVQQSRRASRRATCQNHLRQIGIGIASIAESTGVFPTSQKPEPAYYRLLPHLDAAAVRTALLEQRVPENFQVPTLACPEDAIVTSNMAVGDSSYFFNDGIHFRIFEPMNGFRNSRTRDTRPSDVSDGLSNTVAMAERLVRPLKGGPWTAEIMDREPRRFLWWTETRYSGRGEEDLAAENCRNHRTTTYPLHFGANAMNYRLSYGYDHILAPNQTGCYNGPEDFDVDVDLILMPASSLHAGGVNVLVADGSVRFVADGIDLGVWRALGTRNGNESVAAFPGH comes from the coding sequence ATGAAAGGCGGAGCCGGAATGCAAAACACTCGTAGTGATCGATGCTGTGACCGAAGTGGCGTCACCATCATTGAAGTGCTGGTGGTCGCAGGCATTCTGGGTCTGCTTGCGGCCTTGCTGATCCCGGCGGTTCAACAGAGCCGCCGGGCATCGCGCCGAGCCACTTGCCAGAATCATCTGCGGCAGATCGGCATCGGGATCGCGTCGATCGCAGAAAGCACAGGTGTGTTTCCCACGTCGCAAAAACCAGAACCTGCGTACTATCGCCTCTTGCCGCACTTGGACGCGGCCGCCGTGCGAACGGCACTTCTAGAGCAGAGAGTTCCGGAGAATTTTCAAGTCCCCACTTTGGCGTGCCCGGAAGATGCAATCGTCACTTCCAATATGGCTGTGGGCGACTCCAGTTATTTCTTCAATGACGGGATACACTTCCGGATCTTCGAGCCGATGAATGGCTTTCGAAATTCGCGGACTCGGGATACTCGTCCCAGCGACGTTTCGGACGGGCTGTCGAACACAGTCGCCATGGCGGAACGACTGGTCCGGCCGTTGAAGGGAGGGCCGTGGACCGCAGAGATCATGGATCGAGAACCGCGGCGGTTCTTGTGGTGGACGGAAACACGATACTCAGGGCGCGGGGAGGAGGATCTGGCGGCTGAGAACTGTCGCAATCATCGCACGACAACATATCCTTTGCACTTTGGCGCGAACGCGATGAACTACCGTTTGTCGTACGGTTATGACCACATTCTCGCTCCGAATCAGACCGGATGCTACAACGGACCCGAAGACTTCGATGTGGATGTCGATCTCATCCTGATGCCCGCGTCGAGTCTGCATGCGGGTGGCGTCAACGTGCTTGTCGCGGATGGCAGCGTCCGTTTTGTCGCCGATGGAATCGACCTGGGCGTCTGGCGGGCCTTGGGGACGCGAAACGGAAATGAGTCAGTCGCGGCCTTTCCGGGTCACTGA